The Porites lutea chromosome 11, jaPorLute2.1, whole genome shotgun sequence genome contains the following window.
TAGAAAGCTACACTAGCCAATGGTTGGGATTCTGAGATAGGtacctttttctaaaatcagacagatatatatatatatatatatatatatatatatatttgctgtttttgtttgctgtgaGGTTACTTTCTCGATCCATTGCTatttaagcgatttcctttaaCCCCGAGTTTCCTGTACTTGGTTCTTCGGAATATTTTTGCTtggatttttgaaaagaaactgcCGCTTGGCGTCTGTCCCAGTGGCCGGATTGTTTGGCCAATAAGGTGAAATGAAACATGTATTGGCTTGGATTCGGCGTTGGATTTATGGCTGCTTGGACATTTTAAGCTAAGGATTTTTCGCCTCTCGCATCGGGCATTCCGAACTGGAATGTACTGAACTGTACTGAgccttttcctttctctttaaACGAAAACTCGGGGTTAAAGGAAATCGCTTAGATCGCAAtgaatcgggaaaataaccacacagcaagcaaaaaaagtaaagtaaataaggtaaggtgcattttattgaaaattccagcgagtatttatcttcttgaatcttttacctgaattcccGTACAAATCCTTTATGTACCGCCATTTTAAGAATTATGCAATATGAAACCACTTAATGGTTAAACTCTCACGCTGAGCTTGGGCAGCCTGTGCCCTAGCTATAGCTCGCTATGAGGGTGCCTATCCTATCTTGAAGATCTAAAGGTTTTTCACAGTAATTTTCGAGGATCATTAACTATTAATTAAGAgtagaattaaaattttatgttcagaataactttcttttcttgttataCCGTGAGTAGCATGGACGTCTCTAGTCGATGTATAGTTTTAATCCACATTTTACGGATGATGGATTTTTAAGGTTTTTGAGGGAACAAATTTTCTTAGCAATAAATTGACAATCACTGACGTAAATAAAAGCATTTATCGCAGCTaaatttagtttattttttattactaaaCGTTTAGGGAAATGGTCATAATGTACACACTTTCAGCATATGTAAACAGGAGTAAAATTCCGAGGTTCCATTCTCTCGTGAGTTTGTTTTTACGGGtccactttttctttaaaatttattattttaattatttttctgcattagaagaaaaaaaggaggcATCCATGTTAGACGCCAGCGACAACCCTAAATAGAAATGGGGGTTGTGAACTTGCCGCGATTTTTAATCATTTGTTGTCACGTGACTAATTTACTAATTCACGTGACAACACTTAGTGTTTATCGCCATTTTCTCTTCCCCAGCCGCCCACTTGTAACCTTCCTCGCGGGTCAGATCAGGTGACAAAGTGTAAAATTTCTGAGTGGCACAATGCTAAGCTGTGTTAGAGCCGGCCCACGCATCGATCACTGTCTAAACCATTGGTAAAGTGTCCGCAGGGCAGGCAACAGTGCCGTGAATCTCAGTGCATGCAATGTTAATTTCATGACCGCATCGCATGAAGAACCAACAGACGAGGAATTTTTAACGAGTTGGCTGAATGTGCCAAGCAATTTCAGTATGCAGAgcgaaatgatttttttgtaagGCTCAGATCAAATTaacgtcaaacttttcacaGCGTACCGAACGTAATCCTTTCATTGACTAAGGAGATACATAGATAGATAAAGAGATCGACGTTGGAACCAATTAAAATCGACCCATGAATTACTGATCGAGTGGTCAACATGGAAATTTCGACTGTGGATCGACTTcatttcaaacgtcgaacttctcatGTGCCGAGCCAAATACATAAATtactattaaataatttattttcactgcaGGTAAGCACAGTAGACCAATGAATTTGGTCCGACTAATCTACTCACTAAATATGGACGCCAAACTTGTGCCATTTTGGTAGACCAAATAGGGTATTAGGTCCGGTAcataaaaagttcgacgtttgaactgggcctaacgAAGCACCGTATGGTAACAATACTGATGAAAATGTCTCTGGCTACATGACTGGCAGTGTGATATTTTTAATCAAGTCTAATACTAAAGTTAGATAAAGTTTCTTGAAATTTCAGTTTAACAAATGTTCATCAGTCAAAGTGTATTAATAAGTCTCTCCAATTTTTTagggagaaaaaaattcagagtGGCATCAGAGAGTAAGAATCGAAACCAGAGAGTGAGATCAGCAGTTTATCACCTACACTATACCACCGAGAATTCACTGGTTTGGTCTGCaaatttaaatatatatatatagcaacGACCCACACCCTAAGAAAAAGTGCTTAACCGTTTCGAGTCCGGTGCTTAACCCAAATCACCAACGAATATACCAGAACAAATAATGTCCAGATCCTCCATCCAGCCAAACTTGCTTTAACGTGGCCAAAATTGCAGCTGCATTCGTAAATAGAAGGAAACCTCTACCGTATGGTCGAACGccgacctgcaaataactgcctacaaataatggttgCTCAGCCACAATGTCGCTCAACTGTTTTTGGCTGCAAACACTATTGTGCTCCtgcgtaaatgaaaccacgcttttctccttcttgcgatcgctcttgggtgaaaatggcagatcgcttcgcttcctaAAGATATTCCTTAAAAaccaaactcggtgatcgagtgctaaaacaattattgaactcggttatcgcaaaatatcgtgattcgTCAGTATCTCGcagatctgctcgccactgacaaatcacggtattttgctcaaccttgtCCAATAATTGCTAACTATTCCTACTTCTCGAGAAACATTGGTGTTGTCGGTTATAAtttcggtcagtgtaaaacgcagactgcggaccaggggtaaaatgcagactgagtgtaaaatgcagactgcagactgagagtaaaacgcagaccggggtaaaatgcagaccgagcataaactgtagtcgtggaagggtttaagggcaaaaaaaatcccgcaaatacatgtaaacgaacacttacttgatgacatctgctttcacaaatccattcctttcttctctggaacgtcgtcgacgacccgaaaacataatcgcaatcttgaaccttttttccatccgAGAGACTTCACACTTCACGCTTAAacgaaagctgctgacccaaaatactgtacaggtattatggcgataaaaacgGGAGTAAGTCATTCCAACAGCAAAgaaaagatgttctgcaggaaatttggatgaccttctatgaaagtattgcaaatcaaggtacgcagacttaagctgtttggatgttcattgaaaGTTCTGGCGAATGTGCTTTtcacttcgactaggaagcgaagtgtgtaactgataccggctggctatttcaccgatttgaagaagaaggagcacaaatgtttaaaaaagtctacagtctttattctgcattttaccccagcctgcgttttacactTAGTCTGCAGtcctgcattttacactcagtctgcattttacccctggtccgcagtctgcagtctgcagtccgcagtctgcgttttacactgaccggttaTAATTTACGCCCTCGAGCAATCCATGCAACAAGTTACATTTGACCGAGAGGATGTataaaggaaaattttaaaaggagtaaaaagttgttaaatattaatttattactGATATAAAATTGCGCTTGCCTATGACCTGGACGTCTTGTTTTAATGTCAATGTTTttgtcagctccagctatctgccatcctcggagacccaggggcagatagtggggacgagggaaagtaTAAACGGCCGAAAAGATgcggcacgaagaaaagtaaagaacggcgagaagagcccctggggacaatgtcttaccagaccagttccaaacggtcgccgccgttctgtcttctgattggtgccagaaaacttgtgtttttctggcaccaatcagaagccggaacggcggcgaccgtttggaactggtctggtaagacattgtccccaggggctcttctcgccgttctttccttttcttcgtgccacatttttccgcccgtttagactttccctcgccccgtttatctgcccctgggtctccgaggatggctaTCTGCTGATTCGCCTTTTGTCTTTCCCGGAAAACCCAAGTTTTAACGGTAGCTTTTCTCGGAAAAGCTGGCTTAGACCGGATTTGTTCCATCCACTTTTCGTTCAGTTTAGAAATGCAGATActgcaaaaaaatgtaaatagaGAAGATAACGGAGACTGAATGACGATATGAGATAGAACGATATTCTGAAATTAAAACCAATGTTGCACCTCTTGTCAGCTTTTCAGGAATAACGATCGGAGTGTATAGCACAATAGTCCTGCCTAAGTGATGTTTATGACAGCACGGTGTATTAATATCAGACTCATATCTGATCGTTCTTGACAAAATGATAACCTTCAAGACCCACTCAGGGGGTGATTAAATATCATAAAGAAACAGACTATAGAATTTCACAATCTCTATAGACAATTCTTTCTCCGCCAATGGCGTCAACTCGCTCTTCATCAAATCTCCACACCGTTGTGTCAGGTCTTCATCTGATTTTTACAATCGCAtcagttgtttttctttctttcaaagtCTATCACCTCGAGTGTGAGCTTTCCTTAATTCGAGGAAAAGTTCCGTTAAGTGAAGGCGACATAAAAGTGACCGAAGCGACCCCGCTGTCTGCAGATTCAAATAATGAAGCGCTCAGAAGTGAAAGAAATCGCCGAGATGATCAACAGAAGCTCAAATCATATACAGGAGACAACCTCAAGGCAGCATGTGTCCAGAAGTTGTTGGGCGATCTTCAGGTATCAAATTGTTTCCCTTTAATTTATagcatttttttacaattactgAGCGATCGAGTTGCCAGTTTCCTTTCGGACATATCTAGGTAGTGCGTCAGTATGGCGAGTGCGAGTGTGCGTACGTGATAACTAGCCCTGGCACTCATAAACTTTAGAAAAAGCGCAAAAATGTGGAATTAAGCATTGCATTAGAAAATATGTAGCAAATTTTAGAGCTTCGGCATGATTTTCTTTGAATCCCAATATCCATGACCCGTTGAGTAATTACAACATCTGGGAATCATTTTGAATGGCACAGCATATGTCGTAACTCCCTATTTTACCACGTGTTGCTAGTCCAATCAGTGAAAAACCCACCTAGACCGTTTCTCTTCCCTGATTGCAACTGATAGTCCTGATCTTGGTGTCTAAGCACCAAGTTTGGTTAGAGGTGAAGGGGGGATAGTGAAGATACATTTGATACTATTTTACTCTTGAAGATGATACGAAAAAGtaggggatcatttgcggtactgtacagaaTTCCGTCTTGGGCTTCCGGAGTCTCGGAAGACTAACTATCAGTCGGATGTTCACAGTGTTGCACTAGTCTGCAGTGACTAGTACTATGCTGAGTCAACAACTGAACACGCAGTCGGCCCACTCCATTACAGTATAGCTTTTTTGAATCTTAGGACCTCTAGCCTCTgggggggagtactcccttaCATTTGCCTTATAGGTAACGAATGTGCCGCCCCAatgggtatggtttttgcgcctttttggtctgaaaacgggtagaCTTTTGCCTATTTTTGTTTGAATAAGGGAATGTTTTTCGAGGGAATACTGGAGTGCATAAACGTATTTGTCGTTTTCGTTCCAAATGAATAAGTAAGAAGGAGTAATATGCGAATCTTTTTGTTcgcgttctaatctaagtaatgatgacataatttctgcctacgttaggtctgaaaacgggcatGGATCGAATTCTGGTTTGAAATATTGTCaagatttggagaaccgggcgtcACATCCCCAGCACTAATTCttattagtatatactaaaacagtggatagtgtttttcgcgcgctctgattggctactcaatcagtgaatatcctgcactattcactgattcacctccagttcctccgagcgagagacgccaaactcgcgtaagttgcaaaatgccttcccggtttgctgccgtaacaaacaaagaaatttcacaactaatcaagcaagctgtttccaaaatacacgaagaaagtgacgaagctcggggtggaagttttcacaggtaaagctttgtcttttttacttgaatttatcgataaaaccggcgaaaaagttttgttgtttacaaatgcaaattaagtttaagtcttgcgttactttttttagttgacttgttcataaataagcttaaaactaaatctaataatcctttttacagaatgattttaaatacaaaaagaattcacagctccttttgaggaaatttccccgcaagagctaaacaaatgccttcaaaagttttatttgccggcaagaaaaagcgacgacagcggccgttcggtcattgcgcgccaaaattgtaatcgttgcaggcaacagtaaatgagttaaaaatcatcatttttgggctcaattatctcactgttttagtatatactaaaacaattattcacctcagtgtcggtggctagtgatggatatttacctcgccgctaacgcggcttcggtaaatatccatcactagccacctccacttcggtgaataattgttatataacacCTCCCACGGGTAGTGTACAAATGCGAGAGATGGATTAGAATGAAAATACCAAATCCGTGGGGAACAAGCTTCCATTTATTTATTACCGAACTTATAAATAATTGACTTACAATAACTTATTATTATGGtctggaaatttttttcttcaggtcATCGATGATGCAATCAATGGAACTGGAAGACTTGTCTGTATGAGAGGTCAGTAAAAATTAATCCAAAAAGCATCCTTGATCAACGTATCGGTCGACATATCGGTAGAGTGTATGTCGAATGTCGGTCAAGTTTCGGTCAGTATGTGGCCGATAGTTTCCAGTTCGAAACAGAAACGTTACTCTGAGGTCCCCTTTCAGGTCCTCAAGGCCCACCGGGACAACCAGGTCCACGAGGTCATCGCGGTAAAACAGGACCACCAGGTTTACCCGGTCGTCGTGGCCGTCCAGGAATGCCTGGCAAAAACGGATCTCCTGGGAGGAGAGGTCCTCGAGGGAAACCAGGAAAGGGTTCCCATGTTAATGTTACCGAGATTGAAAACCTTCTGGAAATATTGAAGGTATACAGTCCAGAGGATATAACGTTGTTTGGTAAGTACAAATCCTCGAGATATTCGAGATTGCAAATCACTTTCTCTCGCGATCCTTTATTTTAGTAGTTAGTGAGTTAACTTTTCTCTTATGTACACCCGACAGCTCCGCCTCGATTTACAAAGAAACCCCCTTCTTTCATTGTCATTAAGGAGGGTGGTAATATATCATTCAGTTTTTCTACATCCGGGAATCCGGCACCCAAGATCACGTGGTCTATGCAGGGCCGCCGAGAAAGCCCAGCTCGATTTAGGATACTAGATGACAAGTTTGAGATGGACAATGTGCGCGTTGAAGACGAGGGATTAATCACTTGTCACGCTGAAAATATGTTTGGTGTTGAAGTATCCAAATTGAATCTGACTGTTTTAGGTGAGTCAGTTGTTTATTTCAAAACGTGGCATATCAAGAGTAGGTGACAAACAGGCAATTTAGGAGGAAGACTTACCACAGTTAATTACTGCTccgtcttctttcctttccgtgtagctGTAACTAGTTATTAATGCCCGTAGGCCAGGATGGATCACTGATGAGGAGAGAGGGACAGGGAgaaagagggggggggggggggggtaaaatgagcgcacccttcggcctcaggtttgttagtCAGATGACTATCTGAAGTTACTGACATATATAAGGACTCTTTTTTTAAGCATCTTCATAGCTGAGTTATGTTTAAACGTGTGGTAAGTTTTCGTCTTCCATCTTTGAATAAGTGCTCCTTGATGACTTTACTGAAAAGCGTgcgtttaacttttttttttcttttttccttttttcccctgCAGGAGCGCCAAGGTTTCCCAAGTCCCCTCCAGTAAAATTGTACGGCTTCTTAGGTACAGAAACAAAAGTGGAATGTGACCTATTTGGAAACCCCACCCCTGAAGTTCAATGGAACAGATCTCCCTCGTCTCCTCTCCCTCCGGGACGTAGTCAGGTGAAAAAAGACGGACTTTATATTAACAACACGAAGAAAGAGGACGAGGGCATCTACACGTGTCTTGCGACGAATGAATATGGTATGGTCATCCATGGAACATACCTTATAGTCAAGACAGTGGGTAAGTAAGAACTAATCAGAttaactgcaaaggaccgcaaacgaatatgcggCAGAACGAAGGATCTCAGAGGAAGACCTGACCAGCAATAAATATACCAAGTTGAGTCGGACTACGAATGTTCGTTAATAATTTCTCAAGTGCACGTGCTAATATAGAGCTAATACTTTGTCCTTTGGCTTACCACATGGAAACCATCTAAAGCTGTTGTGTTCTCTTTTAATTATATTATAATGAATAACAATATTGTGAACTTTCGGATTTTTATATAAATTTATCTCTGTTGAAAATGCATGTTAAATAGCACACGCAACTTCAAGTTTATACAGAAATGCGGAAGTTCACAATTTTCATCAATTTTGATTTACAGCTATTCAAGTTAAGCCGTTTCCGGTGGGGTTGGTAAGACCCCCCAATTCTTTCTTCTACAAGCCACAAGTTAGTAATTGGCTTTAGTTTTGGTACTAGTTCTTGCTACTAACGGGTTGGAAATATGATCTCCACTCAGAACCTCCAGTTTTTACCGTAACACCACCTGAAGCAGTCAACATATCCGGTGTAGAGGAACCAGTCAGAATCAATTGCTCAGCTACAGGCTCCCCTCTGCCCAAAATCACCTGGTACAAGAACAATATTACCCTACCTGCGAACATTTACTTCAACGATGACGAAGTAACTAGCGAGCTTGTGATTGGTCAACCTAAGCCCTCTCTCCAGATCACTTATACGTGTGTTGCTCGTAACTTGTACAACGACGAACTAAAGACAAGTACAAAAATAGGTGAGGTGTGCTTGAAAACGCAAGCGTAGTCTTTCTGTCCTCTTCGCCACAATTGGGAGATTGCGGTTCTCCATAAAAATCAAGGTGCCTTGATGAGAAGATCACTAAACCCCGACTCGCAGGTTTAAGTCAAACAAGAGCTATCATTTGGGGCTAAATATGGGAACAAGTCCCCTTGCTCTTGCactcaatttattttttcaacatcACAATATCTGGACTAAGGAGTTTAgtcataaccattacaatttcctcaaatttgacGGGCCGTGCATTAAGGGGGCTCTCCTTTCCACTAATCATTGTATATATAAGGTTGTAATCGGACAGTGTAATATGACAGTTGGTTGTAATCGTATCGAACACCTGTATCGGACAGTTACATTAGCCAATCATATTGCACTCAGTGCACTCAGCTAAATACACCAATCACACTGAAGTTATCACGATAACCATAGCAATAACCAGTAACCCTACTAACCTGGGCATTTTCCAAAATGGACGAGTTTGTAACACTAGACAGTGTCTCCTTCAGTGATATTTTCCCTAATTTTGGACATTTGGTATTCAAATGCTCTTTCACTAAAAAGAAtccatttattttctcggacaTTGTAAAGGTTACGACTAATTGGCAACGagacttcgtgtcgtccaattcggtctgtaatcataaacaaaaatcggattttgttaatcactcgtgtgattacagaccgaattagactccactcagtcctatttcCCTTAAAAGAAATGAAGTTTTTATCTAATTTTCATGCATTTACCGCCAGAAGTAAATTCCCGGGAGCATTCTAGAAATGTATTACCTGCACCCGCTGATCAACAGCtatagaaatttttgtttttatcactAACGTCTTAACTGCAACCGctcaaacttttttaaaaaccttttctttcttttttctagttttaCGCGATTGTGGTGACCCAGGAAAACCTGACAATGCAATTATTGTAAGCCAGAGCAAGAATTACTGGGCAGGAGAGTATGTCAGGTACCTCTGTAATCCGGGATATGCTATGGTTGGTCCAGCGGTAAGAAGATGCTTGCCCAGCGGCAAATGGAGTGGAAATATACCAACATGTAAGagtcaaagttaaaaaattaaataattgtgTAAAtcgatgataatgataataataataataataataataataataataataataataataataataataataataatgttggCATCCGGTCTGTCTCGGGAGACAATGTAATTGGCGCCAGGGTTTAGTCAGTGGTTTAGTCGCAGCGCCTTCTGTGGCTGGGGAACAATCCGATTCTGGATCGGGACGCTTTGCGTTGCAGTTGTTGCAGATAAATTCCATGTATGGATCTGTGGGTACTGATGCTGCCCACAGCCGTCTGCGCCTGGGTCCTCTCCTCACACGCCTGAGTGCTTTCCTCACAGCAAGTCCCCGGTGGCCTCGGTCTACAGCTACAGCTTCCCAGGCTGCAGGGTTGATATTGCCTGCTTTCAGATCTCGTTTACAAAATTCTATGAAACGACAAGTAGGCCTCCCTGCAGGTCTGGTTCCAGTGGCATAGCTCGCCGTAGAGTACGTGGCATGGCCAAGCCAGCGCAACCGTCTCTGAATGAGCAAGGCGAACATGGTAGCTACTTCCGCCTGTGCTAGAAAATCATTGTTTGGGACATAGAAGTAGTTAACGCCTGGACTAAGTGGTATAAAATATTGATTATACCTTCAGCACAGATGATGGCACTGAATTaaaatttggcacacataaagaactcaTTGTCGTtgttaacattttaaagtaaaaatattgTGTTAATACGTCACGCGATATGTCACGTGAGCATTTCGCTAAAAATCGTAAATTGTTGATCAATTAGTTGCCAGTTTAAGATAAGAAATCCagcaataacatttttctaattcatattaaatatttctaagaCTTCACGTTTGGAGTGACCGTCCCgtgcacttcaataaaaaacatATGCAGGGAAACGTCATTTTAAATGCCCAAATTTAATCTTCAATTATTTGAAACTTCAATTTTAAACGTCGCGTACATTAATTCAAAACGTAGAAAGTAAGGGTAGCTTATCCTCTTTCAGAGATGCCACTTTGTTTATCCACTcaaagtaaattcgccaccaattcgccagttttcttcattttcaacgTTAAGGTACAAGAAaacctcaagatttacttttgttGAGAAATCCATTTTGTCCTAGGTCTCCTAGCGAGAGATAATGCTAGTCATTCATATGCTCAGAACACACCTTTAACCCGGGCCTTAAATCCCTTGAGACGGCCTTGCCAGCTGATGCCCAAAATCCTTCCGAGGCAGCGCTGGTGGATGGTGTAGGGTCTGCGCTGTTGGCGGGAGTAGAGGGTCCAGGTCTCTCCCTAGAGCAACGCAGGACTGGTACACAAAGTCCTCCATCACCTCGAGAGTGTAGTCGCCAATGGAGAAGTTTGGGGCCCTACTAATATCTTGGCCAAGGATGTTGATCTTCTTGAGACTGTTGGTGAGACCAAACCCGCTAGAAGGAGCTGATAAGTCGCCTTAAAGCACCCTCAGTGTGCGTGGGCGGTTAGGACAGCGTCGTCTGCAAACAGCAACTCCCTTATCAGTACTTTACGAACCCTGGCCTTTGCTCAGAGGCGTGCAAGGTTGAAGAGATGTCCATCACTTCTGGTGTGAAGGTACACACCATCCTCTGACTGGCTGAAGGCGTAAGACAGCAATAGAGAGAAAATGACGCCGAAGAGTGTAGGAGCAAGTGCACAGCCCTGTTTTACTCTGCTCTTGATTGGGAAGAGGTCTAAGGTTGAGCAATCGTACTGGAATTCATATACATTTATCACATTCACCTCTTTAACCGGGCAGGATTAGCTccgtcggtagagcgcttgactgcagagcgggaggttcGATTCCCGCGACCTGAACAACACacagggtcttaaaatgactgagaaatgaaggtattgCCTTTGCCCAGCAAACGGCTAGACcctcgcgtggctcggatgaccacgtaaaatagcggtcccgtctccagtaggagacgtaaaaatagtgtccccaactAGTTCTTTCGTACTAAATACATTGACTCTCATATGTCATATGTTCCAATGGAACATATGAACACATAATTGACGAACTCCCaacatcagtggcttcatagctcagttggttagagcaTAGCACCGGTATTGCGAgatcacgggttcaaaccccgttgaagtcctgaattttttttttttttcaggcttcttaggcaattgcataaattgcgctcacaactgcgaggatcattcttcatttgatttcatttccgcagttcttaTATGAATAATTTCATATGCATCTATCACTTTGAGTACTTCGTCTGCTGAGGGTGGAACGTACGTTAAGTTTATTCATGACAGGTAGGAGGTTGTTTCTCCCAACTGCAGTGTCAGTGACGAAGTTCTCCCTGTAGTGTAGCTCTTGGTAGTGGCTCTTGGTAGCGGCGAGCGATCCTTTGGGCATCGACGTCTTGGCCTTCCTGAGTGCAGTACGTGAGTGTCTTATCAGAGGACTCCCTCTTGTAGTCGAGCACTGCTGCTCTCTTTCAAAAGCTGCCATCACTGGCTCGAGCTTTCGGTAATGTCAGCTTCACAGCAGTCTGTAAGCAGTTTGTGTTCTGCCTCTTTTTCTTGCCAACGGCGTCCATGGCCGAGTTGTAAATTGCGAAACGGATACGGTAATTTTCCCCAGCGCTTGATGTGGAGAAATCCCTTAGGACCTCTTCAATGGAGTCGGCAACGCCCTCATGCAGGTCTGGTATTGCTGTCCTAGCCGTGTTGTAGCCTGCGATcaggcgtattttttttttgttttgtttttcggaAGGACACCTGATCGCGGGTTAGCGCTGTGTTGATGCTTGGGCGTCCTTTTATGCTAAAGTTGAGGGCTTGCCTTCCTACCCACCAGAGAGTGTTCGGTGTCGCATTCAGCGCTGTCGTAGCTGCGCGTACTGAGGACACAGTTAAGAAGGGGTCTCCAAGTGATAACAACATCCAGCTGGTGCCAGTGACGGAATCTTATCTGGGGTGACGCCAGGATAGTTCATGGTTAGGCTTGGTTGAGACGAAGATGTTGGTTACGGATATTTCCAACCCGCTCGTCTGCTAAGAAAGTGTACGTATGGTACTTAATGCCCTGAATTTCCGAGTTCTAAAAAAACTCTCATTCCAAAACGAGGCTATGTACTGTAAAAAACCTTTCGTTCAAAAAGGAGTTTTGtttgcgttaaaaaaaaaaatcattttcttatCTATAGCTTCGCACCTTGCCTCGCTTCGAATAAAAGTCCTTTACAAGTTACTTAATATTTAATGAAAGTCAATTCCCTTCATTGACTTTATTGTTTagtcgtttgtttgttttttcaggtACAGAAAAGCCTGAATGCGAGCCTTACTGGACCATAGATGACAACACTAGACGGAAAAGTTTTACGGCGTCACGAACTAATAAGAATGACTACTATTTGGCTGAAGGATGGTACAGGTTTATATCAGGCAAACAAATGTCCACAAGTTGTAGTTATAGAACCAGCTATTGCGATACTTCATATGCAGGATGGTTGCAGGGAAACCATCCGTCAGTGAAGGAAGGGGTGGTCTCTCGGAAAGTGTGTTTTGGCAATACTGGTTCACGTTAcagtagttactgtagttgtcAATATAGTACATATA
Protein-coding sequences here:
- the LOC140951470 gene encoding uncharacterized protein, whose protein sequence is MASTRSSSNLHTVVSGLHLIFTIASVVFLSFKVYHLECELSLIRGKVPLSEGDIKVTEATPLSADSNNEALRSERNRRDDQQKLKSYTGDNLKAACVQKLLGDLQVIDDAINGTGRLVCMRGPQGPPGQPGPRGHRGKTGPPGLPGRRGRPGMPGKNGSPGRRGPRGKPGKGSHVNVTEIENLLEILKVYSPEDITLFAPPRFTKKPPSFIVIKEGGNISFSFSTSGNPAPKITWSMQGRRESPARFRILDDKFEMDNVRVEDEGLITCHAENMFGVEVSKLNLTVLGAPRFPKSPPVKLYGFLGTETKVECDLFGNPTPEVQWNRSPSSPLPPGRSQVKKDGLYINNTKKEDEGIYTCLATNEYGMVIHGTYLIVKTVEPPVFTVTPPEAVNISGVEEPVRINCSATGSPLPKITWYKNNITLPANIYFNDDEVTSELVIGQPKPSLQITYTCVARNLYNDELKTSTKIVLRDCGDPGKPDNAIIVSQSKNYWAGEYVRYLCNPGYAMVGPAVRRCLPSGKWSGNIPTCTEKPECEPYWTIDDNTRRKSFTASRTNKNDYYLAEGWYRFISGKQMSTSCSYRTSYCDTSYAGWLQGNHPSVKEGVVSRKVCFGNTGSRYSSYCSCQYSTYIKVRNCGSFYIYKLKPTPNQNCRYCTEY